The DNA region ATGCCCCAAAATTTCATATTAGAAACTGATGAATATCGATTTCCAGCAACATACCAAAGCAGTAACAATCacttaaaattaataaatagCAGTAAGAATACTTTAATAATTTAAAATATGAACTAAAATAGCGAACATTTACAGCTTTGGTATGTGAAACTATATTTTAACTACATTTGTTATACTAATAAGTTAGGAACCAAGTGCTTATAATCGAATACCTTATTTTTGATACTTCCATCCGATACTGAGCTGTATGAATAGTGATTTCATACTGATCTTTATCAACATTTTTACATTAGTAACCGGCATCAGGGGGAGTAATAGCATAAATATAAAAGTCTACCAAAACTTTTTGATTTTAGTTAAGCAGTCTTGGGATATACCAAATACTGAACATACTGGAATTATTTCTTGAATGTTTCAAATTAATAGGAATAACCTCTTGGTGACTTCTGCTATACAGTGTGTCACTTCGTGTTAATTTCAACTCTAGGAGGGTCCTCTAGACATTTATAGTAGTTGGCATGTTTAAAGAACACCAACCCAAATAAGATTTATTTAAAGTTGCAATCCTGACATAAAGCAGACCATTTCAATTTCCTGCAGTTAGTAAGCACCACAGTTTAGCTGacgaaaaaaacaaaatttattgttTGATCATCGAAGGCGCCAAAAGAGAAATAtgcttttttttttgcttgtcAAGCAAAAAGGAATGCCatgattttgaattttgatcAGAAGTACAGAGTAGTCATCTGCTACTATCACTTGAAAAAGAAGTTTTTTAGATTGGATTGACTGACATGTGATTTATATTAAATATGCTGAGAAAACACCTCCTGATATTGAAGTCACCACTCAATTCAGTCACTGTATATACATATCGATATGAATATACATTAGGGTACATCTTCATAATTCGAACAGATGGCAAAGATCATATACAATTCAAGAAACATTCTTTGTTGTGCCTTTATAAAATTGAAGATTAACAATGAATTACTCCCTTAGTGTCTTGAAAAATATGCAACTTTGCCACTGTTTAAATTGTCTAGGAATGTTAAATTACATAATCTATGAACTGATTCATATGGAACAATATTGATTTTAAATTCAAGGACGATaacattttattcagtttttttgaacCATTTTGTTTCCATGCATAGTTCTTTGtcgaaatcatgaaaaaatattattatttaatacaTCTTTGCAAATTCATCAAAGGCACATACATCCTATTGTGTTACACAACAACCTCCTATTAATCATTCAATTCTAGGTATATGTTTTGGTAGTGCAAAACAGATGTCTAAACTCAAAGTCTTTCAATCATATAGTTGATTGGTAACCATCCAATTCTTCCTTCTACAATTTTAATCGTGTTTGTATCATTACGATTGATCCTCAATTCTACAATTCTTCTCACCGATAATCAATTATGATGGAACTCAACTATTGTTAATTTCAAGTTTGGACATCTGCATACAGTCCGAAGATAGTGTTTGTTTCTATTGATGTTCTAAATAATTCAATTGACTTTGccaataattcaaaaaagttTAACAATAGTAACAACATTAGAGCGAGGCTTCGACCAATATACAGCCAGGAatgtaaataattcaacaaAGTATGACAATTTTCCTAAATCAGTGGATCTGCCTaaattttataaataaattGTGTATAATACAAAGATATCCATTAAAATAGCTCTTAAACGCAAATAACGGTATTTACAGGATTTCTCTCAATAACTTATATAACACAAGAAGAGTTCAGACTTACAATAATCAGACTTGCTGTACATTTACACTGTTTTAGTGTAAAAGTCATATAGCTAGCTAGTGGTCTGGATTGCTTTCTTCCAGAAAAAACTTCCATGCCTATTTTCTCAAAACGATTACTCCTGTTTCAGAAGAGTAATACTCTACCCTATACTGAACTCATTCTGTAACTCTCCTTTACTCACAATATTTTAGATGCATTGTTGATCACAACAAAGTTATACAGAATATATAACAATAAATATATCACTATTTAAATTCTAATTGTTATTGACTCACTATTATATCTAGTGAAATGGATAAATTTCTCAAAATGAGACACAGGTGAAAATATTGATCCTCTGAAAATTAGATATGGAAGCTTTGGGtagattattttttgtgtttaGTTTTTGGTATATAACTGAAAAGAATAACTGCCAAGAAACTTCACTAATCTTAATTCATCTAgcattattcatttattattcaaaTTGCTGCCAAAATATTGACAAAAATATATGCAGGAAAAAAGCTGCGTGacaaaataaaacataaaataaGTTAATAGTTACATATAAGCTGCATATAACAAGTGCTACTCACTGCCACAAAAGTTATTATACAAATTATGGACTTCCGTATCTTCTTCAAGTCTGAGAAACGGTTACACAATTAAAGCTTTTATCactttgaatttgaaacaaatGAGGCTCTGCCATCGTTGCATGCCAGGAATACTTAGGATGAGGTTAGTGCCGGGTAATGATGATTCCTGAGCTTTAACTGACTCATCAGTAGTGTCATAGAGTCCAAGACAGTTTCCACCAATCAGAGCTCAGGAATATCAAGGAAAAAGTTAACAGAAAGGGGCCATCTCTTCGAATACCACAGTTTATTGCTAGCTATACAAACACCTTTTACACACTCCTAGGGTCCCTGTTGTCCAGAAAACGTAATGGGTGAAACTAACGTTGTAACCCGATGAAGTTCAACTTTGCTTTGCGGATTAATGTCACCCCTATCATGCACCCTCACCGGCAGTTCTATCTGCGGACGTGTCCGCCATCTAGTCCCAAACGTAGGGGTGTGCGCGGAAGAAGTACGACTATCTACACAATCTGAAGAAGTCCTCGACACTTTGGTATGACGTTTGTAATGTAGGTATACAACTATGCACAAAATAACCACTAAAAAAATCGCCACTGTAGCGCCACCCGCTATGCTTGCACGTTCCAGCATCAGTCCTCGCTGGGtcgctgaaaaaaaaacatctttCAACAAAGGGTCACAAAGGAGACATCAGCATTGTTGATTTGTGTAATGTGTAATGCCGACACATCTTATTGATGATATCGATGCAAAAAAGCGTTAAATTAATTTAGAATGACTCTGCATTAAGTTTGATATTATCGTTACTGAATATCTGATGGATTCTTCTGTTAGATCTTCACAAAGTGTATTCCCATTCCATGAAAATCACAATTCAATCCACTAATcgtaagaaatatttgaaatatattcacCTGAGTATGACCCATCCAGATCTTTATATTCACATCTGGGACCCATGAAGCCTGCGGcacacctgaaaaaaaaaagtttgataTATCAAGATGTCGATGCTGATTGAATGTCAATTTTAGAGTAAAATTGGCTACATTTCAAGTAATATATATCATAGATAACCTAATATATTTTTGGATGTCAGGAGGATATCGCTCAGGATAAGCCCACAATTTTGCACCAAGAAATTTAACGAATTAATGTATGACTTTGTTATGGCAATAAAGCATTATTATTAAAATTTGTAACCACTTAATTAAATTACAACTTAATCGTGgaaaattcttgaaatgaaaacaaacagcTTGATAATTTTGAAGGAACCTTTCATACCAATTTCAAGCATGTAACACAATAGAAGGGGCCCAAAAATTCTCCTTAACCGATAACTTCTTCAGCAAATGTGGAGTTTTCCAAATATACAGGGTCGGAATGAATGGTTAAGAAAAAATTTCCctatcaaaaaatagtgtgtctttcatataactttttttgAGCAATTCCTGCTTCTATGCAGCCTCTTGAAGGTGGTACCTGCAgagcaattttcaatatttttcttagaaaccagaaaactggcaGAAAAGACATTGGACATACATTTTATGCGAGCGAGAAGGTAAAGGTATTAAAAACACTTTTTACCTTATCTGTTTTATAccactaaaaaatttatttttgatatctTGATTCATTTTGATCCAATAAGGTATCTTGTACTTTGTTGCTAAAagtaacagtttttgagaaaaaaataacttctCAACAGGTACGTAGGTTGAATCGTATAGACTGGAATTGTTTTCGAACTTGAATTTACCCAGGAGCCTTCTTCACAGTAGGaggatatcatgctgacattataggggaacaccaccaaaatttttttaatgcctTCTCGCTCTAATGAAATGTTGGTTCAGGTTAATTTCTTTCAGTTTTATAGTTTCTAAAGAAATTTACGATCAGTTTTCAAGTGCTATGTTTTGggagctgtatctaagcaggggATGCTgtaaaaaattatatgatagatcgaaattatttttttataaggagtcactcttgaatttttttgctATTCATTTACAACTGATTTGTTTTTTTATCAACATTGATCACAGTAAGCAAGGTAGAGCAATGTATTATCAAATTGACAAATATTTGGCTCAGAATCGAATTGATTCAGACTGAACCAGGTGCTAGCCATATAGTGCTATGTGCATGTAATCAAAATAGAATTGATTTGGATCATCAACTGGGATTAAAAAGTGTTACATTATTGAACTTAAGTGCCTATTTAGACCTGTTACTCttttattaaataaataaatgatagATTTGAGTGTATTTGAAGCACTAGTGATTGAAAATACTTACTCGCAATTGTAGAGCAGCGAAGGTCCAATTTTCACCGTGAAGCATGTGGCTCCGTTGAAACAGTACCAAGCAGCGAATTCTGGAGGACACTGGTAAGTCGGGAATGAGATGTTTGGTCTAGGGGTGGGCGGTGGCGGTGGCCGTGGCTTTGGTGTCGTCCGCGACGAACAGGCATCTGCAACAAATTGAATTCGATTAGATAAATCCACACTCTGTTGACACACCTCACAAAATCACGTAACAAACTCACAACATTCGGTAGAAAACATGCTACACAGAAAAGAATTTTCGGACTGCGTTGTTCAAATTTATATCGAAACTGTATTTTCCGCATCTGAACGCCATCTGATCGTAGGAAACCCTTCACTATGAGTCATAAGCATTTTATGTAGGTGAAACGGAATATGTCTCTTCGCGACCACACCTGGAGAGatgaattccttgaaaactcgTTTCGATAATCAATTCATACTCTAGTGAACTTTTTCGTTCGAAACGTCCGACACATTTTTGCAATCCTCTATACATGTGCGTTATTGTAATCGATCTTCTCGGACTCAGTGGACAGTTTTGAGctagttaaaaaaaattaatcgatGTGTCGTTGAATTTATGTTCAATCGTTTCCTATtgcttgaaatgaaatttttttcagcatAGTTCCCATAGTTTTCAAATCGCGAAAattgagaatttacaaaaaggCGAATTGTGCTCtgaattcccaaaaaaaaaattgaacttgaTGTAGGTAGCATGTCCCtcctatggaagaaaatttagttTTTAGGGTTGATGAAATTATATGggaattgacaaaaaaaaaactagggAGACCACccttaaaataacattttcaagATAGGTTGATTGTTGCACTTCAAGGTTGAAAAACTAATGGATAAATaaaattagttttgaattaGTAGAATGATCGGAATTTTCGAGAAGATGGGAAATATATAATTACTTGGATTCATGATTGTCGAAGGAATCTAAATTTGTATATAATTGTGGGATCTTGTTAGGGCATTAAAAAGCAATATATCATATGGCGCAAGTATAGGTATGTCTATTGTATATCCTTTCCACTTCTGAATGCATCCCTCGATAAAAAAACaggatattaatttttttacgaaTTAAATCGTGAAAAACATTTAAATTCACGtgcgaaattttttttaattatttttctgtTAAGTGGTAGGAAAATTTGTCTTGTTCTTGTAATGATATTAGGCTTGCACCTGCTTCCAATTGATTTGTTACACTTTATACAGTGTATACCCAAAAGTTGTATCTTCTTACAGTTATATGCACAGTATACAATTTTTGGGTCTACACTCAAAACTTGCTGCAAGTTCAACATCTCCGCTAAGAAAAAAGTGGAAAGGGTACTCTCAATTGAAGAGCATACATTTTCACAACAATTTGTTGGtttaatttcaaattaattCGTTGTCAGTTTAGTTAATCTTAGTATATGTTAAGGTCAATTATTTCGTTTATACGGATTATTATTCGGTTTACAGTTTACAGGAATGACCATCAACCAGTATTGATAATTGCCAACCAGAGTATTTCAAGGTTAAAATCACTGAATTACTTGaaataaaagaagataattattttgttgaaatataCTGAACTATGTCTAATACCTACAAATACAAAGGACCCAATCTAATACTAGTCTTTAAAAAACTCGTCATTAGATACacggtgagtcttcgactcgtacaaatatttcaatagtagattcttgaggtcaaaagaatcactattttctcttaccattttttccgaatcgattAGGTTTaacagatacaggctgttgaaaaaaccatgaaaaatatcacgaacggtttcatcgaatgaaatgaatttcggaatatagtttttcatttatcagattaatctttttcgaacataagatatcattttctgaaactttttagggttttgactcccaatctctggaacaaaatcaataaaaaaattgaaataaccgatttgctcttgcgtaaattcttgcactcaTTTGCCAGGAGCAAattaagtagaaaaaattgaaatttgaaattataattatgtatagtaacgtcttccacttttctcattatgacaagtacgtaccataaaaatgccaacCTCTTGAAAATGAGTTGGATGATATCTAATGAAAATTTGtactttttgtaaaataaaagtaatcttcatattttctcgtataatgcgccgttttcgagtaatttgatgttaaaaaaattaaaaagtcagtgaaatttgaaaaattgggtactttggcaaCTCTGTTTATAAGATCCACAGACGAGTAGTGTTACAtttttagctagttattctgaagaccCTCTAGAATATCGACGACGTTTACATTTGTTTTAAGATACCTAAACAGCTGAAATATGAAATGCTTCAGTAACACCAAAAAATTAGCATTGTTCGAAAATTACCCGTATATAACTGACCTTAGGCCGAAAAACAGTCCCAAATCACGTTGAAAAATTGATCAATACTCACAGAACAACATCGCCGGTCTGGCGAAGACGTAGATTTCGCCTTTACAAATGGATAATCGCCTAACGAAATGCACGAAGTGATATAACGTTTACAAGGAAGCGTTCAAGTCCAGGTTAACCAGATTAACCAACCCATTGTTTTCGAGCTTGTAACagatgaaataatatttttcattagaaACTGGCGATAACCGAATGGATCCGACAATTCCATAATGTATACAGAGCGGTTCCGTTTCTCGAAACACCGAAAGCATTTTTAATTACGTCTGTATCCATTCGATCTCATTTCGGTCCAATTAGGCTGGTGCTTTCTCTGCATTCGTTCATCATCTCGCCACAACACAATAAGCGATACATATGGATTCCGAGTAGGAAACAGATTTGGTGAAGGTTATTCCTCTTACGACACTTGAAATATTCACACGACTACGTAATCACGAATGGAATGAGTATGAATCGTGCATCGATTGAAAATATACCTGCAACGCAAAATTGGTTTCCGCAAGATAACATCTCTCATTAGCCGAATGCCGACAATAAAAACTTTCAATGCAATGAGTAGGCTATGGTGCCACAAAGAGGAAATTTTATGCAGCAGTACTACCCTAcgtttctttcaatttttgttcagaagGGGTGAGAATTTTCATGAGGAATTCACTCATCTTCATTCATCAATTCTTGAAAGGGGATTGTGGGTCGAGTTATTTGATTTGAGTATGACTATACTGCATTTTTACAGTGCGGAACTGAATTGAAAACaacagaaatattttattacctacTTCTTTCAAGACATTTCATTCATTATCATGATGATTTATGTTAAAATTTCGTGTTTGTCTCAATTAGTTGGCATCGACAAGAAATATCATTTTGAAGCATGAATTCTGAATGGTAAAATAATACATCACAAAATTAACTTATTTTTACGTAAAAAAAAGTTACGCAGAGCACTGactgaaattttaaaacataGGTGAAATAACTTATAAGATTTTCGATGGACTAAAATATAAAAGCTCATCAGTTAAGGATAAGATAACACCTTCCGTTAAGATATGAATATTAATTTATTCAGACCCATAGCAACAATTCAAGTCCGTGCAAGTTCTTTATCGATTTTGAAAGTGTGTTGCTCTGATGGtatcaaataatataaataatacataGATTTATCAGTAAATCAGTAAAGCATCtgctaaaattatttagaactatacaaaatGTTTCgtttctgcacagctatcaacttcgctaatttaaatggaacaccctatatatttttacatttttgaattccttgttaaatttgaatatgagtttgataacacaattatgtatgaattctcaacggttttcaagaaatttgactttttaacaatattttgacagtttgaggtcctTACATAAAgaactatagctccgtccctattctatgtaattgattcaaatttggactgtgtctagtatTGGCTCGACACACCAACAAATATCtctgtaaataaccatattatatacagagtCCAGGAAtccgtagatccattatcaaaacaaaaattcatcaaaatcttcatttttttaaatggcaacccatatttttttctgtccaTTATTCAAAATGACTAAAAGCGAAcgaaaaatgtttaaataatgaacagaaaaaaaatatgagttgccaatcaaaaaaattaaaaaagatttggataatggatctacgttttcgtggaccctggtTAAAAAACCATAGGTAGTTGAGCACGATCGACAAAAAAGGTGGAAGACAATTCCATTCAGATTTCCTTATTGccaataaaaacaaaacaaccCATTCAATTTCGGTTTAATACACGTGTAAATGAACagttgcaaaaaaatttaaGGAGTGATTCCTAGACCAGAAATAGTTTGGGCCTTTCATATACGTTTTTCCGGTAGTCGTACGTGATatattatgaatattttgattttctcagaaaatatcAACTTTTTGCCGTTTTTTGTATCGAGTGATAAGACCAAAAATGttagaacagcctgtatatcatAAACCAAGTTGTCTTCTCCACACGAAACTCACTCTGAGGATCTCAGTGacatattctcaaaatttcagcttcttgaaatatgaaatgtcttttctATGCCTATATCATTGGATGTACGTTCTTGgcaattttttgtggaaaaccgtaaatatctccgaaagtatcaggaatagggATAGGGAAGTACTAGACAAACATACTCAGAAGGCGATAAAGAagcgaaaaaagttataataaatagggtatcccatttgaaaaaacgaagtttgtagtatttttcCGCATAAGCGTCAACGTCGCGACATTGTTTTGTAGTCAAATGAGTGTGAAATCTTgtttccaaattttcagaaaaatcctaTGATCCGTTCTCCGTAAAAGTCTAATAGCCCACCCACCGTGGgggggacaccctgtatgttgcaTAAAATCATTGTCACTTTGTTTAAGTTCTAAATGTATTTTCCGGATCCAAGGCACTGAAGATGGTTTAACTATACACCGAAACTGTTGGCGTTTTATTGAATTGCTACTCTTCAAACCCAAAACCTTCAAAGTCATCATATAAGGCCGGACGAATTTTTTTATGGGAAAAATCGTATTAGCGATGGCCGAATCCGAACGAATCAAACCTTCCCCTCGCAGCTTTGAGAGGCCTTTTGATGCGTCCAAAACCGCTCTTCACCTATCAACCACAAATATTTGTACCATTCTTCGGTCGatgtttattttaaatttaCTCGGGCAAGAGGATATTTCGGTTCATGTCAGATAATCGGCAATGGGTCCCCAATGGGGCGACCACGTAAATATTCCAGCGACGAAATTCCATTGTGACGGATTTCACGGACCACGAAGCGATACAAAGATCGCCGGACAGTACGCACATTTTTCGTAAATACCCTGTCATTTCGTACCTCCTCCCCCATTAACTTATAATCCGATAGTCGTGCGGCTTTGTGCACTAATATGCTCACAAGCAGAATGGCTCTTATTATGCCACTATGAACTAGGGATAATTCCAATTCGTCTATGATGCGCTTTCAGACGTTTCGGAAAAACCCGCAGTCCAACAACTGTGATTCGATCCTTTGATGCTCCGTCGACACTTTCATGGCTGAAACCATTAGGCATTAAACGGATTGAATAGATGTGGCAGAACTCGACGAAAATCCACATGgataatgataaacaaaagaagACTTATAATAATGGAAAGTTTATACAACGAATGGAATTTGaaataccggtagattcgggtgacttgggacagtcctgtaacttgggacaattatcccccttgcagatttctttgtttttttaccatttatgagtgatgggacaaacttataagaatgtgtagcgtcttttcggttagtttaacaattaattcctgttgaattTGCCGTGGCCAGAGCGtctgaattgacaggaaaaattaacgaattcaggagtgTAAAAGCGTAAAGTGTAAAATGGGCcctatactttctagtgtcctgtgcatgtgtttcactttgtacatgtgtaatttttttctggatacgtgggatatagagatattagatatgtcatgaaacaaggttgttcacaaatcaaacggcaacacggatctcattcatttattttgttatttcatagggtgacttgggacaatgccgaatagatacaagcggcgcattggcagcagggaatatgccgatttttagcaggatattattatttacgttatttccacaaagaaatcaccaaagcaTGAAAGAAATTAAAGTTCCCTTGTTGAGTTTCAACTATATATCATAAATTCTAATTTtccaaaactatacaccgtcccaagtcgcctttttcatttgagagtttagaaatcaatagatttgaacttgtgtcccaagtctTCCCAATCGGTGGGTTatttgggacaagtatattttatatttttcaaaatttatatccgaattcttaagcatggtatatatcctaatcaatagtccgagttattaagcatattcgaacctcttttttaGATAAAAATTAGATAAAAAtatagaataaataaaaaacaagttgaattcaacaagcgtcccaagtcacccgaatctacggtaaaaTAAGGAACAAATGAGATCAAATAAGAATATAAGAACAAAAGATGGCCAACTTTCATCGCTTCGTATTACTTCATGTCTGGAAATTGATTAATCTCACGATCCAAATTTTTCGCTAACCTGGAACatcgaaataaaaataacaaattgaaTTAACTTGCGGTTAGCTTTTTTTGGTCTTGTCGAAAAGAGGATGGTCAAGATCATGATTCAAAACATAAATGTGAATAGCGTGGTCTGCGTTTATCTCAATGTATACGAAAATTTAATTCTTCATTCAAATATCATTGTTTTTTCGAATgctttatttttagttttcattttattgatACATGGCGATATAtatacacaagatatcacccacgtcttccagttttctcattatgatcattacgtactataaaaataccaaaaattggaAGAACCtcactcttgaaactaagttggacgctatctaatgaatatttgaacgttttgtggaGTAAAAGTATTAATCATATTTTCttttataatgcgccgttttcgagtaatttgatgttcaaaaataaaaaatacctgTCGTATTCGTAAAATTACTTTGGctaaatgcaactctgtttaaaagatccaggGATGGgtggtgtcatagattcagcttgttattctggagggaattttcttt from Coccinella septempunctata chromosome 1, icCocSept1.1, whole genome shotgun sequence includes:
- the LOC123311376 gene encoding uncharacterized protein LOC123311376 isoform X1; this encodes MLTPIQLAHMMRPSWKWGRYYPPTGAASVEPPCAPRPVILLQRYLAQLALATTGFHRFLARFSGRRRSSYHHKKTPPWANFLVLVLASSLFSIVDACSSRTTPKPRPPPPPTPRPNISFPTYQCPPEFAAWYCFNGATCFTVKIGPSLLYNCECAAGFMGPRCEYKDLDGSYSATQRGLMLERASIAGGATVAIFLVVILCIVVYLHYKRHTKVSRTSSDCVDSRTSSAHTPTFGTRWRTRPQIELPVRVHDRGDINPQSKVELHRVTTLVSPITFSGQQGP
- the LOC123311376 gene encoding uncharacterized protein LOC123311376 isoform X2, producing MMRPSWKWGRYYPPTGAASVEPPCAPRPVILLQRYLAQLALATTGFHRFLARFSGRRRSSYHHKKTPPWANFLVLVLASSLFSIVDACSSRTTPKPRPPPPPTPRPNISFPTYQCPPEFAAWYCFNGATCFTVKIGPSLLYNCECAAGFMGPRCEYKDLDGSYSATQRGLMLERASIAGGATVAIFLVVILCIVVYLHYKRHTKVSRTSSDCVDSRTSSAHTPTFGTRWRTRPQIELPVRVHDRGDINPQSKVELHRVTTLVSPITFSGQQGP